In the genome of Deinococcus deserti VCD115, one region contains:
- a CDS encoding SRPBCC family protein — translation MTNSNSGTNGSTGMDQTRMISGAAGGALLLMGLKKRGILGLTLAGVGGYLAYRAATGQDPVMAAAGLSGNATAAKPIFVEHSVVIDRPAQLVYDYWRKLENLPQIMSHLESVTVLDEKRSRWVAKAPLGTHVEWEAEIVNDKPGERIGWHSLPGATVDNAGSVQFESLPGGGTRVHVALSYRPPAGALGAAVAKLFGEEPSQQIAEDLQNFKATFEGTNPKV, via the coding sequence ATGACAAACAGCAACAGTGGCACGAATGGCAGCACCGGCATGGACCAGACCCGCATGATCAGCGGCGCAGCAGGCGGAGCCCTGCTGCTGATGGGCCTCAAGAAGCGCGGCATCCTGGGACTGACCCTGGCCGGTGTGGGCGGCTACCTGGCCTACCGCGCCGCTACCGGTCAGGACCCGGTGATGGCTGCGGCCGGCCTGAGCGGCAATGCCACGGCAGCCAAGCCCATCTTCGTAGAGCACAGCGTGGTTATCGACCGCCCCGCGCAGCTGGTCTACGATTACTGGCGCAAACTGGAAAACCTCCCGCAGATCATGAGCCACCTCGAAAGCGTAACCGTGCTCGACGAGAAGCGCAGCCGCTGGGTGGCCAAGGCGCCGCTGGGCACGCACGTCGAATGGGAAGCTGAAATCGTCAATGACAAGCCGGGCGAGCGTATCGGCTGGCACAGCCTGCCCGGCGCCACCGTAGACAACGCTGGCAGCGTGCAGTTTGAAAGCCTCCCCGGTGGCGGCACCCGCGTGCACGTGGCCCTGAGCTACCGTCCGCCCGCCGGTGCCCTTGGTGCTGCTGTCGCCAAGCTGTTCGGCGAGGAGCCCAGCCAGCAGATCGCCGAGGACCTGCAGAACTTCAAGGCGACCTTCGAAGGCACCAATCCCAAAGTCTGA